From the Malus domestica chromosome 17, GDT2T_hap1 genome, one window contains:
- the LOC103426210 gene encoding NADH dehydrogenase [ubiquinone] iron-sulfur protein 1, mitochondrial-like, whose protein sequence is MGLGSLASRAMRPTASRLLSSQNPRPFFSFHRAVSTTPELQNADQSASAAQPDPPADLPPRTPVGGARVHFPNPEDAIEVFVDGYPVKIPKGFTVLQACEVAGVDIPRFCYHSRLSIAGNCRMCLVEVEKSPKPVASCAMPAMPGMKIKTDTPIAKKAREGVMEFLLMNHPLDCPICDQGGECDLQDQSMAFGSDRGRFTEVKRSVVDKNLGPLVKTVMTRCIQCTRCVRFATEVAGVQDLGMLGRGSGEEIGTYVEKLMTSELSGNVIDICPVGALTSKPFAFKARNWELKGTETIDITDAVGSNIRIDSRGPEVLRIVPRLNEDINEEWISDKTRFCYDGLKRQRLNDPMIRGADGRFKPVSWRDALAVVAEMAHQVKPEEIVGVAGQLSDAESMMALKDFLNKMGSNNVWCEANGSNCDADLRSGYIMNSTIAGLEKADAFLLVGTQPRVEAAIVNARIRKTVQANHAKVGYVGPPADFNYDHEHLGTGPQTLLEIAERRHPFSSVLTNAKNPAIVVGAGVFERKDKDAIFSAVEAMGKYANVVRPDWNGFNVLLLKAAQAAALDLGLVPESENSIESAKFVYLMGADDTNLEKVPSDAFVVYQGHHGDRGVYRANVILPAAAFSEKEGTYVNTEGCSQQTVPAVPTVGDARDDWKIIRALSEVAGVRLPYDTLGAIRSRIRTVAPNILQVDEREPATFSLSIKPKSTQKVDTTPFGTAVENFYMTDSITRASKIMAQCSSLLLKK, encoded by the exons ATGGGGTTGGGATCGCTTGCTTCGAGGGCCATGAGGCCCACAGCATCAAGGCTCCTCAGCTCCCAGAACCCTAgacccttcttctccttccacaGAGCGGTCTCAACCACGCCGGAGCTCCAGAACGCCGATCAATCAGCGTCGGCGGCCCAGCCGGACCCCCCCGCAGATCTCCCTCCTCGGACCCCTGTGGGCGGGGCCCGTGTCCACTTCCCGAATCCCGAAGATGCCATCGAAGTCTTCGTCGATGGATACCCCGTCAAAATCCCCAAGGGATTTACTGTATTGCAGGCCTGTGAGGTCGCCGGCGTTGATATCCCTAGATTCTGCTACCACAGCCGGTTGTCGATCGCCGGTAATTGCCGTATGTGCCTTGTTGAGGTTGAGAAGTCGCCGAAGCCCGTCGCCTCCTGCGCCATGCCTGCCATGCCTG GCATGAAAATTAAGACTGATACTCCAATAGCAAAGAAGGCTCGAGAAGGGGTGATGGAGTTTTTGCTGATGAATCATCCCTTGGATTGTCCAATTTGCGATCAGGGAGGAGAATGTGATCTGCAGGATCAGTCTATGGCATTTGGATCTGACCGCGGCCGTTTCACTGAGGTTAAGAGATCCGTAGTTGATAAGAATCTTGGACCTTTGGTGAAGACTGTAATGACTCGGTGTATTCAATGTACAAG GTGTGTCAGATTTGCAACAGAGGTTGCTGGGGTTCAGGACCTTGGCATGTTAGGTCGTGGCAGCGGAGAGGAAATTGGGACTTATGTCGAAAAACTTATGACAAGTGAGCTTTCTGGAAATGTGATAGATATCTGTCCTGTGGGAGCCCTAACCTCAAAACCGTTTGCATTTAAAGCCCGAAATTGGGAATTAAAGGGAACAGAGACCATTGATATTACTGATGCCGTTGGATCCAACATTCGAATTGATAGCCGAGGTCCAGAGGTCTTGCGCATTGTCCCACGATTAAATGAG GACATAAATGAAGAATGGATATCAGACAAGACTCGATTCTGTTATGATGGTTTGAAGAGGCAGAGGTTAAATGACCCTATGATTCGTGGTGCTGATGGGCGCTTTAAGCCTGTGAGCTGGCGTGATGCACTTGCTGTAGTTGCCGAGATGGCTCATCAAGTTAAACCAGAGGAGATCGTTGGGGTTGCTGGTCAGCTATCTGATGCTGAGTCTATGATGGCACTGAAAGACTTCTTAAATAAAATGGGGTCAAACAATGTCTGGTGTGAAGCAAATGGTTCGAACTGTGATGCTGATCTTCGATCCGGATATATTATGAATAGTACCATTGCTGGTCTTGAGAAAGCAGATGCTTTTCTGTTGGTTGGTACCCAG CCAAGGGTAGAAGCTGCTATTGTAAATGCTAGAATCCGGAAGACGGTGCAAGCTAATCACGCCAAGGTTGGGTACGTTGGCCCTCCAGCTGATTTCAACTACGATCATGAGCATCTCGGCACAGGCCCTCAGACACTTCTAGAAATTGCTGAACGTCGTCACCCATTTTCCTCGGTCCTCACAAATGCTAAAAACCCTGCCATCGTTGTTGGTGCTGGGGTCTTTGAGAGAAAAGACAAGGATGCAATTTTTTCTGCTGTTGAAGCCATGGGAAAATACGCTAATGTTGTAAGGCCTGATTGGAATGGATTCAATGTACTGCTTCTCAAAGCCGCCCAGGCTGCAGCACTTGACCTTGGGCTTGTGCCAGAATCTGAAAACAGCATCGAGTCTGCAAAGTTTGTTTACCTGATGGGCGCTGATGATACCAACTTGGAGAAGGTTCCAAGTGATGCatttgtggtttatcaagggcATCATGGAGACCGAGGTGTGTATCGTGCTAACGTCATCCTTCCTGCAGCAGCATTCAGTGAAAAGGAAGGAACATACGTAAACACTGAAGGGTGCTCACAGCAAACAGTACCTGCAGTTCCGACTGTCGGTGATGCCAGGGATGACTGGAAGATAATTCGGGCTCTATCTGAGGTGGCAGGCGTGCGGCTGCCATATGATACGCTTGGGGCAATCCGATCCCGGATCAGGACAGTGGCACCAAACATTTTGCAAGTAGACGAGAGAGAGCCAGCTACCTTTTCATTATCGATTAAGCCCAAATCCACTCAGAAAGTGGATACCACTCCATTTGGGACTGCAGTTGAGAATTTCTACATGACCGATTCGATCACCAGGGCTTCGAAGATAATGGCACAATGCAGTTCGTTGCTCCTGAAGAAGTGA
- the LOC103426211 gene encoding uncharacterized protein, which translates to MASAVELLPKEYGYVVLAVVLYTFLNFCMAAKVGRARKRYKVPYPTMYASESENKDAKVFNCVQRGHQNSLEMMPMLFVLLVLGGLKHPCISAALGFLFTFTRYFYFKGYATGDPINRLAIGKYGFLAIFGLIGCTISFGVSLLLRG; encoded by the exons atggctTCTGCAGTCGAATTGCTGCCCAAAGAATACGGCTATGTAGTCCTCGCCGTCGTTCTCTACACTTTTCTCAATTTCTGCATGGCCGCCAAAGTTGGCAGGGCCAGAAAAAG GTACAAGGTGCCGTATCCGACCATGTATGCGTCGGAATCGGAGAACAAAGATGCAAAAGTGTTCAACTGTGTGCAGAGAGGCCATCAGAACTCTCTCGAAATGATGCCTATGTTGTTTGTGCTTCTGGTGTTGGGAGGTCTTAAGCATCCTTGCATCTCCGCCGCGCTTGGTTTCCTCTTCACTTTCACTCGCTATTTCTACTTCAAGGGCTACGCCACCGGTGACCCCATAAACCGCCTCGCCATCGG GAAATACGGGTTCTTGGCTATATTCGGGCTTATAGGGTGCACAATTTCGTTTGGGGTCAGTCTTCTTCTTCGAGGATAA
- the LOC139193544 gene encoding uncharacterized protein, whose product MYNLKLDRFMGNEGHEGAEKWLDHIEKTFQVMQSQGNFPADRWVETTTWFLGREPAGWWRNQTQFMSPEMAADWEVFKENFKKRFVPPKYIDRKKQEFTRLKQRNMSVHEYYRKFTDLSRYDPDTAGNQVEMLRRFKLGTKRKWRTFASALPCADYHEFFEILVRMEDSDNLPSDSEDDEDENDGQKKDDKGKGISIPGPRKTQNFKKSEASSSSSSGGYSITGPRRGGGRFSGGPRFQKQRDSGGASGSGAPWCRRCNFRHHGECMNGGGACYNCGQMGHRASQCP is encoded by the coding sequence ATGTACAATTTGAAATTGGATCGTTTTATGGGTAATGAGGGTCACGAAGGGGCAGAGAAATGGCtagaccatattgagaagacGTTTCAGGTGATGCAAAGTCAGGGGAACTTTCCTGCTGATAGGTGGGTTGAGaccactacctggtttttgggtcgAGAGCCGGCAGGTTGGTGGAGGAATCAAACTCAGTTTATGTCCCCAGAAATGGCAGCTGATTGGGAAGTATTTAAagagaatttcaagaaaagattTGTCCCTCCAAAGTACATCGATCGCAAGAAACAGGAGTTTACTCGTTTGAAGCAAAGGAATATGTCAGTGCACGAGTACTACAgaaagtttactgatttgtctcgttatgaccctgatacagctggtaatcaggtaGAGATGCTTCGACGTTTCAAGTTGGGAACTAAGAGAAAATGGCGGACTTTTGCCAGTGCACTTCCCTGCGCTGATTATCATGAGTTTTTCGAAATTTTGGTTCGGATGGAGGACTCCGACAATCTTCCTAGTGACAGTGAGGATGACGAGGACGAGAATGATGGTCAGAAGAAGGATGATAAAGGTAAGGGTATCTCCATTCCGGGACCTCGTAAGACGCAGAATTTTAAGAAGAGTGAAgcgagttcgagttcttctagtGGAGGATATAGTATTACTGGCCCGAGGAGAGGTGGTGGAAGATTTTCTGGTGGACCCAGATTTCAGAAGCAGAGGGATTCCGGTGGTGCTAGTGGTTCTGGTGCTCCGTGGTGCCGCCGTTGTAATTTTCGTCATCATGGTGAGTGCATGAATGGTGGTGGTGCTTGTTATAATTGTGGACAAATGGGACATCGGGCTTCTCAGTGTCCCTAG